The Psychrobacillus sp. FSL K6-2836 nucleotide sequence TACCACTTGTAGGTAAAGTTACTGCGGGTATTCCAATTACAGCAATTGAAAATATTGAAGAGTTTTTCCCACTTCCAGAAACTTTCGGAACTGCTGATGATAATTTATTTATGTTGGAAATTATGGGTAATAGTATGATTGAGGCAGGTATATTGAATGGCGACTATGTCGTTGTAAAACAACAGCAATCGGCAAATAATGGCGATATTGTCGTTGCAATGACAGAAGAGGATGAAGCAACCGTTAAACGATTCTTTAAGGAAAAGTCTTACTTCCGTTTACAACCTGAGAATTCATCCATGGAACCTATCATCGTAAATTCTGTTAGCATTCTCGGAAAAGTCGTTGGCGTTTATCGCAATATTCAATAGATATGCAGACTTGACAAAATAGATATTTATACGTAAGATTACGAAGAGCCGATATCATATTTCAACGAAAAGTGGACATTTTCGTTGAAATCATCGAAAAACCCCTTTACCTTTATGGTTGAGGGGTTTTATTTTTTTAAAAATTGTAGTTATTAACATATTTATTTTATCTCTTAGAAGTTTTTATTTCTTCTTTAAAGCTGCTAAAGTTTTTGGTCCTACTATTCCATCAACTATTAAGCTATTGTTTTTTTGAAAATCTTTAATTGCTGCAATAGTTAATGGTCCCTCTATCCCATCAATCACCAGTTTATAACCTACTGTATTTAAAAGCTTCTGTACTTCTGATACACTTATTTCACTTATATAATATAATGGATTCACTGCATTCGGCTGACCAGCCTCATACGATGGTTTGTGAATTTCAAAATGTAAGTGTATTCCTGTACTATTGCCTGTAGTACCTTTAATACCAATTTGTTCTCCTTGTTTAACACTTTGTCCAACTTTAACGGAAATAGATTTTAAATGTGCATATAAGGTTTCATACTTTTTACCATTCAATGTGTGGGCAATCGTTATAGTATTTCCATACCCTCCTATAACTTTTGCTCTCGTCACGACACCACTTGCGGCTGCTTTTATAGCCGGACTCCCATCACTTCCTATATCTACACCTTTATGCACTTTAATCGCATTATTCTTTCGAGTTTCCCCAAAACGCGATGTAATTTTTCCTTCGCTTGGTCTGATAAACATAGTTTTACCTCCCTTCTCTTTTAAGTAGAGATTTAATCCCTCGTATTAGTTAATGCTCGCATGACTATGAACAATTAGCCTTTTGACATAATACTTATCAAATAAATTAGAGCAGAAGGTTCAAACTGCGAAAATATGGGTATTAATATTTATAATAAGATATAGGTTAAAATAATTATATAAATTTCATGTCAGCTTAAATAACTATAAAGGGGCAATAACTTATGAAACTAATTATGGAGGAACTAAAAAAACTCATAAATGATTACTATAGATGCAATAACTATCAACTGAAACAACAGATTTTGATCGATATTAACCTGTTAAAGGATGCAATAAGAATTTTAGAAAAAAGTAAATTAGAAATAATCACAAAAAGCTCACTTGGTTTTTAACCAAGTGAGCTTTTTTATATAATTTTTAGTAATCCAAAATATTTTTTATACAAACCTCTAAAATTGCTCCATCCTTTTACTGACGCTACTTCAAGATCCTTCAAAAATATCAATTCAGTCTATTATATAATTTTATTTATAGTCTAATTCCATACGAGATAATCAATCTAACTAGTCCTATTAATTTGTGCGACATATATTGTTGTATGCCGTTATTTCGGCAAATCTATTAAAAGGAGGTGATTAATATGGTTCTTGTACTTCAAGAGTTTACTACCCCAGCAAATACTGATGTCATTGCAGATACAGCTGCACCACCTGCTACACTTCCTACTCCCGCAGTCCCTACTCCCCCAGCAATGGTTTCACCATTAGTAGATGGAAGTAGTGCGTATATTTGGTCTCCAAACACAGAGTCCAACCAAACGGTGACATTTCAAAGCACCTTTGACATTGGAGCTTTGCCAATTCTCACACTTGCATTACCACTTTCTGCTTATTATGCTTTTGCGGCAAACGAAACCGCTACAGTTACTGCATCTTTAGAAGTTGTAAATCTTGCAGGTCTCGTAATTGCTACTATTCCGCTTTTTGTAGGAGCAAACTCAGGTAGCTCTCAGGATGTTGCAATTACATCTGGAGATACATTACTTGCAGTAGGGCTTTTAGGAAATACCGGTCGTGTTGTAGTTACTGCAACTGTAACTTCTCCAATAGCTACTGGATATTCACCAAATCCCGGTAGATATCTCGGACAACTTACAGTGCATAGCATTTTAGCAGTGTAGAATTGATCGCTAAATAAAATTAAATAATATTTTTGGCACCAATAATTCTCTGAAGTAATAGATATCGCTCAAGAGAAAAAACTACTCATCTATATCTTAATGAGAAAAGTACACTTTCCTATGAACAAAGCCCCCTTTGTTTATGAAAATTTTTTTATTTTGGAGGGTCGATCATGTCTATGCTCGTGACCCTCCACTCTTTTTAAATTATTTTGTTGCTATCTATTTACTAAAAAGATCAGAGCGAAATAACCAACCAAAAAATAATTGGTCAACCCCCTTCCCTTTATACTCATTTTATTACATAATAGACTATAGTAAATATTGATCATGAGGGGGAGTATTTTTGCCTATTTCATTAATTTATAAAGAACTAAATCGCCTTGTAGATGATTATTACAAATGTCCCTTCACTCATATAAAAGAGCAAATTCTAATAGATATTAATCTTTTAACAGATGCATTATTAGTATTCGATGTCGATCTTCAATTAGAAACTTCACTTGAATATGTTTAAGAATCATTTCCCTCATCAACGGGGAACTTTCTGTTAGGTTTGGAGTGAATAATAGCATGAAAAGCCATAAGATGAAAATAACACAAACACCACACTACCTCATGGCAAGTAATAGTTCTCAAATCATTTCCCAGAATTCATGAAGTTTTTATCTCCATTTATACAGTACACTGGTGGAGCCTGTTTTCTTTAATCACTTATTAATGAATATTGACGGGACTAATCTATTTAAAACATTATATAAGACACTGACGAGAACACTGACAGGGGTTGCGATAGGCAGTATCGTACGAATACATAACCAAAATGTAAGCATTTCACTTTCACCTTACATACACCCCCTTATTTATCAAGGGGGTGAGACGGCTAATTACATCATGCCGCCCGTAAGATGAGAGTGTATAATATCTTTAACGTGTTGTTATTATTATATTTTCACTACTTCTCGTTTTCTGGAAAAATGCTAGATGTTCCTTTAAAAATCCAACATAACGGTCGACCTCTTCTATTGTTGTATATGGCGAAATCGAAAAAAATTTATGCGCATATACGGATATCCGCTTGTTTGAGTTTGTTGCTTCTACAAGACGCTGTTTTTTTGTATTTCCAAAGAAGACGGTATCTCGATCTGCACCAATAACCTCTGCAAACTCGTCATTAAATTGATTGATTTCCGTCATTTCTTCTACAGTTAAAAGTCCGTTCAATTCATCATTCCATTTTTTCTTTTCAGGATAAAAACGGAATGTTGTAATCGGAGAAACCTCATTCGTGATCACCACATTCGAAACTTCTTTTGTTAACGCCTCTCTAAATGCAATATTGACACGGATATAGTTGGCTAAAAGCTCTTGATAGCCTTCGATTCCAAATGATAATAATGACGCATAAATTGTCAAAGCACTCCCCATTCGCGAGCATTCAAGCGTATAGCCTGTATGATAGCTACCATAGCTGCGATTCCCAACATAGGGGGTTTCCGCTGCATCTAGATCCACATACTTAAGATACTCTCTGTTTTTGATTAAAAATAAACTCGTAATGTATGGCGTTTGCCCAAGCTTGTGGAAATCAAAGACCAAACTATCTGCAAGCTTGATATGTTTAAACTTCTGTTGATAGGATTTCAATACCTCATTAACGTTTTCTTCAAATCGCAGCGGATTGCTGTCAAAGTCGTAATCATTAAAGAAGGTATACATCCCCCCCATGGCAGAGTCTGCATGAATATAGACTGAGTATATGCCATATGTGCGTTCCAAGTCTTCTGTTATCCTCTTAATTCCCTCAATGTCATCAACCCCAAATGTATCAGTAGTTCCCATTGTGGCAAGGACATAAAGAGGAACACCGCCTTTTGCAATAACAAGCTCCATTTTTTCTTTTAAATCTTCTAGATTCATAGAATGATCAGCATTAGCTTTCACACGAATCATGTTTTCTACGCCAATCCCAGTTGCTTCTACAGATTTATATAGACTATAATGTGATAGCTCTGAACAGAAGCAATAGAGATTTTGCGGCACACCATTTTGATTAGAGGACGGCGCGTAACGGGCAATAGCAAGACGTAAAGAGTTAAAAACAGCCCCTTGCCCTCCCCAAGTTGTATATCCTGCACTGATGATTTCATCGTAACCGATAAGTTTGGATAGCATACTAGTTACTTCGATTTCTGCTGTAGCCGCTGCTGGACCTTCTACATCCCAAATATTGTTCCCATTGACTAGGACCATTACTAAATTTCCGATAATACTGGAAATATTAGGAAGGGGCGCTGCATTAGCTACATAATTTCGATTAACGTATCGGTGTCCTTCTACCATTTTTAGAAGCTCCTGAATCACTTCCTCTATTGACACACCTGTTTTTGGAACATTCGCCTCTTGAATGACACGATTATAATAATCCTCTGTGTAATCGGGCATTTCTCCCAACGTTAGTTTGTTAGGATCCTTTAATTCATCTATTTTCGTTAAAATCATCCTAAAGTAGGACAATATTTCTTCTCTTTGAAAGTCATTCCCGTCCATACTAGGAAACAATTTTTGTATTTTCTTCATTGTTTAACCTCCTTGATGTTTTTCTAGAAGTATTTTTATGCATAAAAAGATGCTTCCCACAAGTTGGATCAACCTATAAGAAGCACTCATATATTTATCAGCTTTAGTATGCTGAATATCTTTATACTGCTACACTGGTCTTATTTTGGAGCAGCTTAACCTATTCAGCTTCCGCAGTTTCTACACCATCATTCCATCCAAATAGTAATTTATTTACATCATTTTTTAACTCTACAAGATTCTTTGCTTCCTGAACAAGCTTTTGCATTGACTGCATTTCATCATCACTAATTTCTATTAGTTCCTCAAACATTTCAACAGACTCTCGAGAGATAGAAGCTATCTCAACAATTGTTGTCATTATCTGGTGAGAAGCAGAAGATAATTCTTCTGTACTAGCAGAAGAATTTTCATTATTTTCAGTAATGATCTTTGTCGTAGTTAAAATATTTTCGAACATGGTTCCAACCTCTACAATGGTCGTGTTTGTATCTTTAAATTCTTCTGTTCCCCGTTGCATCGACTTGACAACTATTTCAGTTTCTTCTTGTATATTCTTTACAATATTTGATACTTCAGAGGAAGACTGGCGTGATTGTTCGGCCAATTTTCGAACCTCATCAGCAACAACCGCAAATCCCTTACCATGTTCCCCCGCACGGGCAGCTTCTATTGCCGCATTCAACGCCAATAAATTAATTTGTTCTGAAATCCCTGTAATCACTTTTACAATAGTGCCGATTTCATGAGATTTTTCTCCAAGTTTATTTATAGCATCAAATGTTGTATTTACCGTTTGATTAAACTGCTCCATTTTTTCTAAGGAATCCTTTAGCTTCTCGTTTCCTTCTTTCGTCAATTCTAAGGTAGTGATCGATTGTTCTGAAATTTGATTTGATCTTACTGATAGATCTTCAATAGCCTGTGCCATTTCTTCCATAGATTCGGCGCTTTCTTCTGTAGCTACTAATTGTTTCTGTAATCCTCTACCTACTTCATCAATTGCCGCTCTAACAATATCTGCTTTCTCAGAAGCATACTCACCGATTTCAGCGAGATTTTCTCCTTTTTCATGTACATTTTTTGAAAATGAAATAAACTTTTCCCTTACACGGCTGAAAAACTCAATTAGTTGATTAAAAACAGCATGATCAGAACTTCTTTCATCAACTGCGCTTGTGATATTACCTGCTGAAATTTCTTTCATTCCAATTATTATTTCTTTATTAATATGAGGGTGATGTTTTAGCGAAAAATACCGGTAAGCAAAATATACCGAGACCCCCAATAAGATAACAATTATACCTAGCATAATAGCTTCCATGATAAATAAATCCCCTAACTCCTATTTATTGTTAATTTAGACTTAATGATGAATATTTTAAAGCTCCTTTAAAAGAATATATGTTCCATCCGCTACATTTACAGGAATACCGTTCAACTTACTATTATCCTGATATTTATGAACAATATAATTTCCTTCTGAATCTTTATATTTTTTCATGTTGTGATATTTTTCCATAACACGTATCGACTTAGGGTTTGTCGCTTCACCTAGAACAGCCTTCACCCCTTGTGTCGATGCCTTTGTCATCAATCTATTTCCTAATTGCTGAATAATTTCATGACGGTCATGTTCAGCTATCACTCCTAACATGAATAGGTGTAATAACTCTCCATCTTCGATTTCTTTTCCGTTTCGCTTCTTATAATCTTCCATGAAACGTTTATCCACATCTTCCAAAACACGCAGAATTACATTCATATCATAAAAAGAACCTTCAAATATATCTTCCCCGATAATCTCTGGTGCATTTGTATCGCCAGCAAGCACACCAACAACATTATTATGAATATCCTCAGCGACTACACAATACCCCAGCTCTATTGTAGAGTCTAAATAATCCTTGGTAAATTTATAGAAATCTTCATAACCTAAATTTAATTGACCTACCATCGGTTCCTGAACCCATTTTCCTGAAATATCCACTCCAATAAATGAACGAGCTAAACACTCAGCTGCTTTCTGAATTAAAGCAGTTTGTCCCTTCGTTATAATTTCATATGTATACAATTCTTGTGTTGTTTGCACTTATTGATCTTCCCTTCAAATTATAAAATAAAAATTTCCTTTCTAATGAACCTAACATTACATAGAATGAGGTACTTTATCGATAAATGTACCTGTGAACTCAATTCTTTCAAGTGCATTCCTAATTTGCACTTGAGCAATTTTAGATGAAGGTTTTACTACAAGGATATCCTTAAAACCTAAACTAGAATAAAATTGCATCGTTTGTTCTAACTGCGGTACAACTTTTGATGGGACGGGTGTTTGGTGAGTCCCATCGATAACAAACGTATACTCTTGTCTTGATACTTTATTGATCGTATCCTGTAAATCTATCAAGTAACCATCTGCATCTTCCGCTCTCATTAATCCATGAATCTGTACCTGAACTTCCTTTGTGACCTCATTTATTGCCATTTTATATTTCCTTTTATCTACTACTATCATCTCTAATCTCCTTTTTCCTATTTTTTCGGGAGTCTAATAAATAAAAGCTACCCCAGTTAATAACGGGTAGCCAAAGAATGGTTGCTTATTACTCTTGGCAACCCGACTATCATTATCCATGAGGATTTTAGACTCGTAGCTTTGCGTCCTTATCTTTCGATAAGTTTGCCTTTTTCAATTTTAAACATTTAATAGTACTATACTCACAATCGCACATCACTATAACAGTATAAAGAACTTATCATTTTTTGTCGACACTAGTATTTTTTATTTATAAATATCACAAACATAAAACAAGTCTAACGTCCTTATGCGTTGAAAATTCCCAATATTCCGTCTGAACTATCACTTATAATTTCTTTATAAAAAATTACGCTTGCGGGAATGATAAACAGACTCTGGCATTTAGATGATTAGATAACTATCAAGAATGTATATTTCCCAAATACGAAAGAAATAAAAAAAGCTTCCCATAAGTTTGGTTAACTTATGGGAAGTCTTCCTTTGAAAGGATTTTTTGTACACCAACTACTATATAACCATATTTTTGATAGAAATTGGGGGTTTGAAAGCTAAGTGTACTTAGTAGAATGAAGTTGCATCTATTCTCTCATGCAAATTCCTCTATACTATATAAAAATTGCTTTCCGTATCCTTTGCCTCAAAGTAATTCATCAACCCATAAGAAGTCAATATGTAGGGGCACAAAAAAACGTCCCTTTAATTTTTACTGAAATATACCAATAGAACCTATTACAACAAGGATAAATATTAAACTATAGCTGTGGTATAGAGGGGTGTATGAAGATTTTCACTTGACAGATGACTTCAAAAGATGTAGTGTATATTAGCTTCATGAAATTATATTAAAATTATTTTTTCCAGAATATTCTTAAGCTTAAATAATAGATTTATATAGGAAGGTGATAAAATGCAAAGTTTAAATAATAAAAAAGCTGCTTTTTTAAGCAAGTTTTCTAGTCTATATTTATTAGCCGCTTTCATGTTATGGATTAAAACATATATCACACAAGTAACTCAATTTAACTTAGGAGTAGAAGGATTCCTTCAACAATTCCTTTTATTGTTAAATCCACTTGGCTCTGCTTTGTTATTTCTTGGAGCTCCTTTCATTTTCAAAGGACGGGGAAAATATACTTTACTTGTGGTAATCTACACTCTTATGTCCATTCTTTTATATGCAAATGTAGTTTATTATAGATTTTTTAGTGACTTTATTACATTACCAACGATTACTCAAACACAGAACTTTGGAGACTTAGGCGGTAGTGTTATTTCTTTGTTAAAACCCTACGATATTTTGTTCTTTGTTGATGTATTTTTATTAATTTACTTATGTTTATCTAAAAAAACCCAAAAAGATAATAGTAGAATTGGATACAGACAAGCAATTGTAGGAATTGTTTTTGTAATAGCAATCTCTGCTTTAAATTTAGGACTAGCTAACATTGATCGTCCGCAGTTATTAACTCGTGGTTTTGATAGAAACTATATTGTTAAATATTTAGGTATGTATAACTATACTATTTATGACGCTAAAGAAACTATTAAGGCGTCTTCCCAAAGGGTTTTAGCTGATAGCGATGATATGACAGAAGTTATTAACTATACAAAATCTAACTATGCAGAATCTAACCCAGAATATTTTGGTGCAGCAAAAGAAATGAACGTCATCTATATTCATTTGGAGTCATTTCAAAACTTTTTGATTAACTATGAATTAAACGGTGAAGAAGTAACACCATTTTTAAATTCATTAACTAAAGATCCAAACACACTATACTTTGATAACTTCTTCCATCAAACAGCTCAAGGTAAAACTTCGGATGCTGAGTTTATGCTTGAAAATTCTTTATTTGGTTTACCGCAAGGATCTGCATATATTACAAAAGGTCAGAATGCGTATCAAGCAGCTCCCGCCATCTTAAAAGAGGATGGTTATACATCAGCTGTATTCCATGGTAATAACGGAACTTTTTGGAATCGTAACGAGATCTATAAATCATTCGGCTATGACCATTTCTTTGATGCCAATTATTATGACACTACATCTGAGGAAGATATGGCTGAATATGGCTTGTTGGATAAACCGTTCTTTGAACAATCATTAGATCTTTTAAAAACTTTACCTCAACCTTTCTATTCGAAATTTATTACGGTTGGGAACCATTATCCATATAAAATGAATCAAGACTTAACAACAATTGGTAAAGCTGATACTGGTGATGCAAGTGTAGATGATTATTTCCAAACTGCTCGTTATGCAGATGAAGCAATTGAACAGTTCATTGATGAATTACAAAAGTCAGGCTTATATGATAACAGTATGCTTGTTTTTTATGGTGACCATTACGGTATTTCAGAAAATCATAATAAAGCTATGGAACAAATCATTGGAAAAGAAATTACACCTTTCGAAAGTACAAATTTACAAAGTGTACCGTTAATTATTCACGTTCCTGGAATGCAAGGTGGAGTCAATCATACTTATGGAGGGCAAATAGACCTTCTTCCAACCTTATTACATTTACTAGGAATTGATTCACAAAATTATGTTCAATTTGGTACTGACTTACTCTCAGTAGAGCATAATGATGTAGTAACCTTTAGAAATGGTGATTATGTTAGTCCTACTATCTACTCAATTAATGAGAAATTCTATGATGCAACAACTGGTTTGCCACTAGATGATGAAAATAAATTAGAAAAAGCTAAAGAGTATAAGAAAGAAGTAGATAACAAATTACAATTATCTGATAAAGTGGTAAATGGTGACCTGCTGAGATTCTATACACCGTCTGGATTTACTAAAGTTGATCCTTCTCAGTATAATTATAATAAGGATATAACAGAAAAAACTGATAACGAAAAAAATAATTAATTTGAAGAAGTGCGTTGCCAAATACACTCCACATACTGGAAAGCAGTAAGAGTTGGAGTTAGCATAACGATTAAAGGACTAATTTCCGAATAGGAATTAGTCCTTTTTTTCTTGTTGTTCTAAAGTTAGTCTTGTTTAATTTATTGAACTGATTTTGAGCTTTTTTAAAATACATACCGATTAAGTCAACTCACGACTGAACGATGTTTTTTAAGAATAATTAAATAATACTTTTTCATTAAATTATTGTGGGAATATGGGGTACACATGATTTTGCAGAATCATTTCTCTAAATCCCCCCCATCTAAAGTTCCTTTAAATGATAGTGATAGGTGAAATAACATGAAACAAACGCTATTTATATGACTTTTCAGAGGTAGTCCTAAATTCAAAAATAACTAAGTATAACTGTTTCCTGGTAGATCCGTGGTAAGAATTCACACAAGTCCGTGGCAACAGAATTACAATTTCTTTTTAGTCTGTGTCCAATAACACTATAGTTGGTAACAGATTCAATCGTACTTTAAGATTTTTACATTTTATTTAGTATCTCAATGTTATGGTTTTAACTTTAAATTATGCAGTAATTTTATTTTGGTTATTTCGGAAAGTGAATATTTAAACTAAACACCTGTTAGCAATCCATGCTACACCACAGAAAATGGTTAGGAAGTGTCAATACTGATACTGACCTTAATCGCTCTCCTCTTTTTGTAACGATTAAGTAGCGGCCTTCTTAAGTATTGCCATTATTCATTTCTTGAAGAACTAATTTTCACGGGATCTTAATAAGTCATTTTACAAGAAAGTGGAGAGATCTCAAATGAATTAAATACTTCCCATGCTGTAAATTTTTTTGTGATATGATTGAAGGAATTCTTCATGATTCAGTTTTGCAGCCAGTATTTCCTTATTCTGAAATAGGGAAGTCATCTAAAGAAATGTATTCTACTTTTTTTAACAAGGGGTGTTATGAAATGATTAAGTTTAAGACAATGGAGCATTTAACTTTTAAGGAAGCACACGAACTTTTTACAAGTGGGTTTGAAGGATATTTTATTCCGATGAAGATGCCATTGGATGCTTTTATAGCTCGTTTTGGAAATGATAATCTATCAGCGGCAATGTCTGTTGTTATGTTTGATGAAGATAGACCAATAGGATTTGTACTACAAGGCATTCGGGAAGTAAATGGTGAGAAAATCGCTTGGAATGGTGGTACTGGAATCATTCCAGAATACAGAGGAAAAAAACTAGGAACAACCCTAATTGAAAATGCTCTTGACCTGTTAAATCAGCAAAAAGTAAACATTGCTACATTAGAAGCTCTTTCCATTAATCAACCAGCTATAAAACTATATGAGAAGGTTGGGTATAAAGTAATTGATACGCTGCATTTTTTTGAGGCAGAAGGTGTATTAAGGTATGATGAAAAAATTGCTAGTGAATTTGAATTGAAAAGAATACCTGCACTGCAAGCAGTAAATTCAAGTATTTTCCCAACTTTAGTACCATGACAAGTAGATCCTTCCATTACACCAAGAGCTGGTGGAGAGGCAATCATTGCAATGAAGGATAATGAAGTACTTGCCGCTTGTTTAGTAAAAGTAAAGCAACAATTTGGAAATGAATCTGAAGGCGTCACATTATTTCAAGCTTTTACTAACAATGAACATAAAAATGGAATACGCGCTCTTCAAGCTGCACTACAGGAAGGACTTCATTTTAATCTTTCTATTAAGAGAACTACTTATAATTTGGAAGACAAAATGAAAAATGTCCTTCCGCTTTTAAAAAATAATGGATTTAAAAGTACCGATATTTCACAAGTATTTATGACAAAGCAACTTATAGATTAACTTAAAAATACAGTTATCGGTATAAATTGGCGGTAGCTGTATTTTTGGGTTAATGAAAACATATGCAAAAACTATGAATATGTCAGATGATGCTATTTACGATCAATTGATTTCTGAATACGCTGGAAAAATTCATACCTGAAGAAGCTCAATAAGCGATTGATAATATATAGTTTGTAACCACCTTCCATTAATTTGGTTGGTGGTTTTTAGCTTCTGTTTTATTTGTGATCTCACTTAATTTTATAATGCTATCCTCTTTATTAATTTGTGCCATTTCTTCTAAAGCACCAAGAATTAATTCTGGAGGATGTTCATCCAATAACTTATTAAGTAGTTCTTCGGTTCTACCCATTCTCACACTTCCCTAGTCCATAATTGTTACATCAACTATTTCATCTAATTTTATTTGTATTAAAGAAAATGGATCTTCTAGTTCAATTACTCTTTTGTGCATATCCGCATTTTCTACAGTTCCTCTATTGTAAAGAAATTCTCCATCTTTCCATCTCTTAATTTTAGTATCAGCTTTACTTTTAATGGATGCATTTAAAGTATGATGAATGGCATCATAATCCCATTC carries:
- a CDS encoding methyl-accepting chemotaxis protein; protein product: MEAIMLGIIVILLGVSVYFAYRYFSLKHHPHINKEIIIGMKEISAGNITSAVDERSSDHAVFNQLIEFFSRVREKFISFSKNVHEKGENLAEIGEYASEKADIVRAAIDEVGRGLQKQLVATEESAESMEEMAQAIEDLSVRSNQISEQSITTLELTKEGNEKLKDSLEKMEQFNQTVNTTFDAINKLGEKSHEIGTIVKVITGISEQINLLALNAAIEAARAGEHGKGFAVVADEVRKLAEQSRQSSSEVSNIVKNIQEETEIVVKSMQRGTEEFKDTNTTIVEVGTMFENILTTTKIITENNENSSASTEELSSASHQIMTTIVEIASISRESVEMFEELIEISDDEMQSMQKLVQEAKNLVELKNDVNKLLFGWNDGVETAEAE
- a CDS encoding YolD-like family protein, translating into MIRDRGMMKWQGMMLTEHMTMLKVYNQEIKKEPKPELNEWDYDAIHHTLNASIKSKADTKIKRWKDGEFLYNRGTVENADMHKRVIELEDPFSLIQIKLDEIVDVTIMD
- a CDS encoding LTA synthase family protein, with the translated sequence MQSLNNKKAAFLSKFSSLYLLAAFMLWIKTYITQVTQFNLGVEGFLQQFLLLLNPLGSALLFLGAPFIFKGRGKYTLLVVIYTLMSILLYANVVYYRFFSDFITLPTITQTQNFGDLGGSVISLLKPYDILFFVDVFLLIYLCLSKKTQKDNSRIGYRQAIVGIVFVIAISALNLGLANIDRPQLLTRGFDRNYIVKYLGMYNYTIYDAKETIKASSQRVLADSDDMTEVINYTKSNYAESNPEYFGAAKEMNVIYIHLESFQNFLINYELNGEEVTPFLNSLTKDPNTLYFDNFFHQTAQGKTSDAEFMLENSLFGLPQGSAYITKGQNAYQAAPAILKEDGYTSAVFHGNNGTFWNRNEIYKSFGYDHFFDANYYDTTSEEDMAEYGLLDKPFFEQSLDLLKTLPQPFYSKFITVGNHYPYKMNQDLTTIGKADTGDASVDDYFQTARYADEAIEQFIDELQKSGLYDNSMLVFYGDHYGISENHNKAMEQIIGKEITPFESTNLQSVPLIIHVPGMQGGVNHTYGGQIDLLPTLLHLLGIDSQNYVQFGTDLLSVEHNDVVTFRNGDYVSPTIYSINEKFYDATTGLPLDDENKLEKAKEYKKEVDNKLQLSDKVVNGDLLRFYTPSGFTKVDPSQYNYNKDITEKTDNEKNN
- a CDS encoding pyridoxal phosphate-dependent decarboxylase family protein translates to MKKIQKLFPSMDGNDFQREEILSYFRMILTKIDELKDPNKLTLGEMPDYTEDYYNRVIQEANVPKTGVSIEEVIQELLKMVEGHRYVNRNYVANAAPLPNISSIIGNLVMVLVNGNNIWDVEGPAAATAEIEVTSMLSKLIGYDEIISAGYTTWGGQGAVFNSLRLAIARYAPSSNQNGVPQNLYCFCSELSHYSLYKSVEATGIGVENMIRVKANADHSMNLEDLKEKMELVIAKGGVPLYVLATMGTTDTFGVDDIEGIKRITEDLERTYGIYSVYIHADSAMGGMYTFFNDYDFDSNPLRFEENVNEVLKSYQQKFKHIKLADSLVFDFHKLGQTPYITSLFLIKNREYLKYVDLDAAETPYVGNRSYGSYHTGYTLECSRMGSALTIYASLLSFGIEGYQELLANYIRVNIAFREALTKEVSNVVITNEVSPITTFRFYPEKKKWNDELNGLLTVEEMTEINQFNDEFAEVIGADRDTVFFGNTKKQRLVEATNSNKRISVYAHKFFSISPYTTIEEVDRYVGFLKEHLAFFQKTRSSENIIITTR
- a CDS encoding peptidoglycan DD-metalloendopeptidase family protein; the encoded protein is MFIRPSEGKITSRFGETRKNNAIKVHKGVDIGSDGSPAIKAAASGVVTRAKVIGGYGNTITIAHTLNGKKYETLYAHLKSISVKVGQSVKQGEQIGIKGTTGNSTGIHLHFEIHKPSYEAGQPNAVNPLYYISEISVSEVQKLLNTVGYKLVIDGIEGPLTIAAIKDFQKNNSLIVDGIVGPKTLAALKKK
- a CDS encoding GNAT family N-acetyltransferase encodes the protein MIKFKTMEHLTFKEAHELFTSGFEGYFIPMKMPLDAFIARFGNDNLSAAMSVVMFDEDRPIGFVLQGIREVNGEKIAWNGGTGIIPEYRGKKLGTTLIENALDLLNQQKVNIATLEALSINQPAIKLYEKVGYKVIDTLHFFEAEGVLRYDEKIASEFELKRIPALQAVNSSIFPTLVP
- the lexA gene encoding transcriptional repressor LexA, translating into MKKASKRQEDILAFIKEEVRKKGYPPSVREIGEAVGLASSSTVHGHLARLESKGLIRRDPTKPRAIEILDGLGSIAEKQNVVHVPLVGKVTAGIPITAIENIEEFFPLPETFGTADDNLFMLEIMGNSMIEAGILNGDYVVVKQQQSANNGDIVVAMTEEDEATVKRFFKEKSYFRLQPENSSMEPIIVNSVSILGKVVGVYRNIQ